The Dyella caseinilytica genome has a window encoding:
- a CDS encoding TonB-dependent receptor, which translates to MNARHRVVIRRQSARRYVPCVIRLLLIPLVLPIFTQEVIAQTAPASSSTAEPPPSPSTAKKSAVTLGEVMVTANRRREPERDVPMHVDTVSAISLQQLGAKNLNDYVSYQPGVFFASAGGTGQGELIMRGVSTGNQTSPTVSVYIDDVPVGGSTVYAAAATFVFDPALLDLDHIEFLYGPQGTLYGAGSMGGLVKYVTVKPDASGFSGSVGGDISNTNRGGMSYTEHATLNIPLVKDKAALRVAVVDQHITGVYRAVGETPAGGDDRTHTKGARVQLEVDPTDKLTFNVTAMAQKIAADGLSMADYNLEGQPISGGPYTRALNHREPFTQTLELYSFHAGYDFDYGTLDWISSYQNFVNHSVQDYPDSFLDLLNELGPLLGVDQQLSSLYVDSQYTVHKTSQEMRLTSRKNPNVDWLGGFWFNRENVWEQYVLEGDNQFAQGRTSLIQQNVNAGFEEYAGYGDLTWHIRPTLDLTVGARASGNSQHLSNFEEGPVAGSPGGFREHLVSDDVTKMATLSWRPNDKDNYYLRASTGYRPGGLQAPIESTLLGPNPNAKDTFGSDNLQSYELGYKSSQLDGHLNVGIDGYDIEWHHMQLYTYTLGNTIIQNAGDARVEGVEMQANYSQGPWQFGASSAFTDAYTKNGSPELGIQQGSPLPYSAKWAGTLSGKYKFILAGTDAYFGANLRASTHRNAGFSGDSSDPNFYLPGFMFLDINTGVNLRNGANIDFYVRNVLNRQIPIGTLNDEAVNFLATVGGPMLVQMSTPRTVGVSFNVPF; encoded by the coding sequence ATGAATGCTCGCCATCGTGTCGTTATCCGTCGTCAGTCAGCGCGACGTTATGTGCCGTGTGTCATCCGGCTGTTGCTGATTCCACTGGTTCTTCCGATTTTTACGCAAGAGGTCATCGCGCAAACTGCGCCGGCATCATCATCTACCGCTGAGCCGCCACCATCGCCCTCCACTGCCAAGAAGTCCGCAGTGACACTCGGCGAAGTGATGGTTACCGCAAACCGTCGCCGCGAACCCGAACGTGACGTGCCGATGCACGTCGATACAGTATCGGCGATATCGTTGCAGCAACTCGGCGCCAAGAATCTCAATGACTACGTGTCCTATCAGCCGGGTGTGTTCTTCGCCAGCGCGGGCGGAACAGGGCAGGGCGAACTGATCATGCGCGGTGTATCGACCGGCAACCAGACCAGCCCGACGGTGTCGGTTTACATCGATGACGTACCGGTGGGCGGCAGCACCGTGTATGCAGCTGCGGCGACTTTCGTGTTCGATCCGGCGCTGCTCGATCTCGATCACATCGAGTTCTTGTATGGTCCGCAAGGCACGTTATATGGCGCCGGCTCGATGGGCGGTCTGGTGAAGTACGTGACGGTGAAGCCGGATGCCAGCGGTTTCTCAGGCAGCGTCGGTGGCGATATCTCCAATACCAACCGCGGCGGGATGAGTTATACCGAACACGCCACGCTGAACATTCCGCTGGTAAAAGATAAGGCTGCGCTACGTGTGGCGGTCGTGGACCAGCACATTACCGGCGTTTATCGAGCCGTGGGTGAAACGCCGGCCGGCGGCGACGACCGCACGCATACCAAAGGTGCGCGCGTGCAGTTGGAAGTCGATCCCACCGACAAGCTCACCTTCAACGTCACAGCGATGGCGCAGAAGATCGCGGCCGATGGTTTGTCGATGGCCGATTACAACCTGGAAGGGCAGCCGATTTCCGGTGGTCCCTACACGCGCGCGCTCAATCATCGCGAACCTTTCACCCAGACACTAGAGTTGTATTCGTTTCATGCGGGTTACGACTTTGACTACGGCACGCTGGACTGGATCAGTTCCTACCAGAATTTCGTCAACCACAGCGTGCAGGATTATCCGGATTCGTTCCTTGACCTCTTGAACGAACTGGGCCCCTTGCTGGGCGTGGATCAACAGCTCAGCTCGCTGTATGTCGACTCGCAATACACCGTGCACAAGACATCGCAGGAAATGCGGCTGACCTCGCGCAAGAATCCCAATGTCGATTGGCTCGGTGGTTTCTGGTTCAACCGCGAGAATGTGTGGGAGCAGTATGTACTGGAAGGCGATAACCAGTTCGCGCAGGGGCGAACCAGTCTGATCCAGCAGAACGTCAATGCCGGTTTCGAAGAGTATGCGGGCTACGGTGATCTCACCTGGCACATCAGGCCGACGCTGGATTTGACGGTGGGAGCGCGCGCAAGTGGCAACTCGCAGCATCTTTCCAACTTTGAGGAAGGGCCGGTCGCAGGTAGTCCAGGCGGGTTCCGAGAGCATTTGGTCAGTGATGATGTCACCAAAATGGCTACCTTGAGCTGGCGGCCCAATGACAAGGACAACTATTACTTGCGAGCTTCCACCGGCTATCGACCAGGCGGTTTGCAAGCGCCGATCGAAAGCACTTTGCTTGGTCCCAATCCGAATGCGAAGGACACATTCGGTTCGGACAATCTGCAAAGTTATGAGCTTGGTTACAAGAGCAGTCAATTGGATGGCCATCTAAACGTGGGTATCGACGGTTACGACATCGAATGGCACCACATGCAGCTCTACACGTATACCCTGGGTAATACCATTATCCAGAATGCAGGCGACGCGCGCGTGGAAGGCGTGGAGATGCAGGCTAATTACTCGCAGGGTCCTTGGCAGTTCGGCGCTTCATCGGCCTTTACCGATGCGTACACCAAGAATGGCAGTCCGGAGCTGGGCATCCAACAAGGTTCGCCTTTGCCGTACTCAGCGAAGTGGGCGGGCACGCTCAGCGGGAAGTACAAGTTCATCCTGGCCGGAACGGATGCGTATTTTGGCGCCAACCTGCGCGCATCGACGCATCGCAATGCGGGTTTCTCCGGCGATAGCAGCGATCCGAATTTTTATTTGCCGGGATTCATGTTCCTGGATATCAATACCGGCGTGAACCTGCGCAACGGCGCGAACATCGATTTTTACGTGCGCAACGTACTGAACCGGCAGATCCCGATCGGCACCTTGAACGATGAGGCGGTGAACTTCCTGGCCACGGTTGGCGGCCCGATGCTGGTGCAGATGTCCACGCCGCGTACGGTGGGTGTGTCCTTCAACGTGCCGTTCTAG
- the prmC gene encoding peptide chain release factor N(5)-glutamine methyltransferase, which produces MLKVRQALLTAVQRLGDRVDAEVLLAYALSKSRSWLIAHADDLLSAEHASAYTVLVEQREAGEPVAYITGRRGFWSLDLEVTPDTLIPRPETELLVEEALERIPISKTVNVADLGTGTGAIALAIARDRPLAQVIATDASADALAVARRNASRHDILNVSFVQGDWFAPLGDQRFDVIVSNPPYIENHDPHLNQGDLRFEPMSALASGEDGLDDIRRIIRDAGRHLLPEGWLLFEHGWNQGEAVRMLLCNASFAKVSTMRDLEQRERMTMGCWSVSKDCGSS; this is translated from the coding sequence ATGCTTAAAGTTCGCCAAGCATTGCTGACCGCAGTGCAGCGGCTCGGCGATCGAGTCGATGCTGAGGTGCTGCTGGCCTATGCATTGAGCAAATCGCGCAGTTGGTTGATCGCGCATGCGGATGATTTGCTCTCGGCGGAACATGCTTCGGCGTATACCGTGCTGGTCGAGCAACGTGAGGCCGGTGAGCCGGTGGCGTATATCACGGGGCGGCGCGGGTTTTGGTCGCTGGATCTGGAGGTCACGCCGGACACCTTGATCCCTCGGCCAGAGACCGAACTGCTCGTGGAGGAGGCGCTCGAGCGCATACCGATCAGCAAGACCGTCAACGTGGCCGATCTTGGCACGGGTACGGGCGCGATTGCGCTGGCGATTGCGCGTGATCGGCCACTTGCGCAAGTGATCGCAACAGATGCTAGCGCCGATGCATTGGCCGTTGCGCGACGGAATGCGAGCCGTCACGACATCCTTAACGTCAGCTTTGTGCAGGGTGACTGGTTTGCCCCCTTGGGCGATCAGCGCTTCGATGTGATCGTGTCCAATCCGCCGTATATCGAAAACCATGATCCACATTTGAATCAGGGCGATCTGCGTTTTGAGCCGATGAGTGCGCTTGCCTCCGGTGAAGACGGCCTGGACGATATCCGACGCATCATTCGTGATGCAGGGCGGCATCTTTTGCCGGAAGGTTGGTTGTTGTTTGAGCACGGTTGGAATCAGGGTGAAGCGGTTCGCATGCTGCTGTGCAATGCATCTTTCGCGAAAGTTTCGACCATGCGCGATCTGGAACAGCGCGAACGGATGACGATGGGATGCTGGTCAGTCAGCAAAGATTGTGGTTCGTCGTGA
- a CDS encoding response regulator transcription factor yields MDHRPSSAPALHVAVLESNVELLQDILLPALKNCGFRGAGATSAAELYRIMLAQRFDIVLLDVCPPDEYGFTVAQHLRAMSNIGIVMLTGRDRRQHPIQALESGADLYLTKPVDLDLLAAMLHSLKRRLTCQLSNKTVANSPSRPEWRLENGGWRLVSPRGNVVTLTAAEQCIVMTLAIKNGQLVRREALIEAIARNAYDFDPHRLEMTIHRLRRKVLASTGEALPLQTVRGKGYLLSCDASRSMSSLPR; encoded by the coding sequence ATGGATCACCGACCGTCCTCCGCGCCCGCTTTGCATGTCGCCGTGCTGGAAAGCAATGTCGAACTACTACAGGACATTCTGCTGCCCGCCTTGAAGAACTGCGGTTTTCGTGGCGCCGGCGCCACCTCCGCGGCGGAGCTTTACAGGATCATGCTGGCACAGCGCTTCGACATCGTATTACTGGATGTCTGCCCTCCCGATGAGTATGGCTTTACCGTCGCACAGCACCTGCGTGCCATGTCGAATATCGGCATTGTCATGCTCACCGGACGGGATAGGCGTCAACATCCTATTCAAGCACTGGAAAGCGGTGCAGACCTCTATCTCACCAAGCCGGTGGATCTGGATCTTCTGGCAGCGATGCTACACAGCCTCAAGCGGCGATTGACCTGCCAACTCTCAAACAAAACCGTCGCCAACTCACCTTCCCGGCCGGAATGGCGGCTCGAAAACGGTGGTTGGCGGCTGGTATCTCCTCGCGGCAATGTCGTGACACTTACCGCGGCGGAGCAATGCATCGTGATGACACTGGCCATCAAGAACGGTCAGCTCGTGCGGCGTGAAGCATTGATCGAAGCCATTGCGCGTAACGCGTACGACTTCGATCCGCACCGTCTCGAAATGACGATTCACCGTCTTCGTCGCAAGGTGCTCGCCAGCACCGGGGAGGCGTTGCCACTGCAAACCGTACGCGGCAAGGGCTATTTGCTTTCGTGCGATGCATCTCGCTCCATGTCTTCATTGCCCCGCTGA
- a CDS encoding M1 family metallopeptidase, with protein MKRLFRPLAMTALAVCCGAAFAATPADQAPHGQLPRWAVPVSYQLAFKVDPAQQGFSGTTTIKVDLKQAADHLWLDGRDLDVSKVTITDASGKVHDGKYVAVAPKEGVSRIDFGSTLKPQQLTLTIEYTAPLNEQLQGLYKVSHAGVPYAMTQMEPISARYAFPSFDEPGFKTPYDIALTIPSDLVAVANTKQINEAHAGDKWKTLTFAQTQPLPSYLVAFAVGPWDIVNGPDISPDDYRTEVLPLRGIAAHGEGHRMQHVLSETPSIIHTLENYYGFGYPFGKLDLLAAPDFSAGAMENPGLVTFRDWLLLLDPDSPAKYVRGSFNVTAHELAHQWTGDTVTLAWWNDIWLNEAFATWMQQKVTMKVHPEYRADLDRISGAEGAMHNDSLTTARQIRQPITGNGDIETAFDGITYQKGAAVLGMFEGYVGEDTFQKGMRAYIQAHKFGNATADDLVGAIATAANQGPTFKHAFNSFLDQSGVPYVQTRLEQKDGKTILHLSQDRYLPVGSTGDVNRVWGIPVCVRYATSDGTKQSCELLDKPTGTMVLADASTPTWVMPNANARGYYRFNLSKTEWADLTQHVATLSDTEQLAYADSIDAGFRHGELNAGDAMAALKPLTSVTTREVVVAPLQTIEWIYSNEAVTDAQRAKIVAWVKDAYMPRMEQLGYQRKPGEADGDSLLRSALANALALDFKVPEVRAALLKQGDAALAKNADGHLNLTAADPDLLGVALAVAVQEHGEPALDALIAELPQTTDPALRNAMLDGLSATDTPALADKARDFSLSKQVKVGEMAAILRGSHDTLAARDALWHWFTGHYDQVVARTGSFAGGRLPALAGGGGCSTAEADRLQAYFAPRLKDVTGADRGLAQTREQTLLCAALKAKQDPSKI; from the coding sequence ATGAAGCGTCTTTTCCGTCCTTTGGCCATGACCGCGCTGGCGGTTTGTTGCGGTGCCGCGTTTGCGGCAACGCCCGCCGACCAGGCACCGCATGGTCAGCTGCCGCGCTGGGCTGTGCCTGTGTCGTATCAGCTCGCCTTCAAGGTCGATCCGGCGCAACAGGGTTTTTCGGGAACGACCACCATCAAGGTGGACTTGAAGCAGGCAGCAGATCATCTGTGGTTGGACGGCCGTGACCTCGATGTTTCCAAGGTCACGATTACCGACGCCAGTGGCAAGGTCCACGATGGCAAGTACGTCGCCGTTGCGCCGAAAGAGGGCGTGTCGCGTATTGATTTCGGCAGCACGCTCAAGCCGCAGCAGCTGACATTGACTATTGAGTACACCGCGCCGCTCAACGAGCAGCTGCAGGGCCTCTACAAAGTCAGTCATGCGGGTGTACCGTACGCGATGACGCAAATGGAGCCGATCAGCGCGCGCTATGCGTTCCCCAGTTTCGACGAGCCGGGCTTCAAAACGCCCTATGACATCGCACTGACGATTCCGTCGGATCTGGTGGCCGTTGCCAATACCAAACAGATCAACGAAGCGCATGCCGGCGACAAGTGGAAGACGTTGACGTTTGCACAGACGCAACCGCTTCCCAGCTATCTGGTCGCGTTTGCCGTGGGTCCGTGGGATATCGTCAACGGCCCGGATATTTCGCCAGACGATTATCGCACCGAGGTTCTCCCGTTGCGCGGCATTGCAGCGCACGGCGAAGGCCATCGCATGCAGCATGTGTTGAGCGAAACGCCGAGCATCATTCACACGCTGGAAAACTATTACGGTTTCGGCTATCCGTTCGGCAAACTCGATCTGCTCGCCGCTCCGGATTTCTCCGCTGGCGCGATGGAAAATCCGGGTTTGGTGACTTTCCGCGATTGGCTGCTGTTGCTCGATCCGGATTCTCCGGCCAAGTATGTACGCGGTTCGTTCAACGTGACGGCGCACGAACTGGCCCATCAGTGGACCGGTGATACCGTGACACTGGCGTGGTGGAACGACATCTGGCTCAACGAAGCTTTCGCCACCTGGATGCAGCAGAAAGTCACCATGAAGGTGCATCCGGAATATCGCGCCGATCTCGATCGGATCAGCGGTGCAGAGGGTGCAATGCATAACGACAGCCTGACCACGGCGCGTCAGATTCGTCAGCCGATTACCGGCAATGGCGATATCGAGACAGCGTTCGACGGCATCACTTATCAGAAGGGTGCTGCTGTACTCGGTATGTTCGAGGGCTATGTCGGCGAAGACACCTTCCAGAAGGGCATGCGTGCTTACATTCAGGCACACAAGTTCGGCAACGCGACCGCTGACGATCTCGTGGGCGCCATCGCTACCGCCGCAAATCAGGGTCCGACATTCAAGCATGCTTTCAACAGCTTCCTCGATCAGTCCGGTGTTCCCTACGTGCAGACGCGACTGGAGCAGAAGGATGGCAAGACCATCCTTCATCTGAGCCAGGATCGCTATCTGCCGGTTGGCAGCACGGGCGATGTAAATCGCGTGTGGGGCATTCCGGTTTGCGTGCGTTACGCCACCAGCGACGGTACGAAGCAGAGTTGCGAATTGCTCGACAAGCCGACCGGCACGATGGTGCTGGCAGACGCCAGCACGCCGACCTGGGTGATGCCCAACGCCAACGCGCGTGGTTACTACCGTTTCAATCTGAGCAAGACGGAATGGGCCGATCTGACCCAGCACGTCGCCACGCTCAGTGACACCGAGCAGCTCGCTTACGCAGACAGCATCGACGCGGGTTTCCGTCACGGTGAGTTGAACGCCGGCGACGCGATGGCCGCGCTCAAGCCGCTGACCAGCGTGACGACTCGCGAGGTCGTGGTGGCACCGTTGCAGACGATCGAGTGGATCTATAGCAACGAAGCCGTGACCGACGCACAGCGCGCCAAAATCGTGGCGTGGGTGAAGGATGCTTACATGCCACGCATGGAGCAGCTTGGCTATCAACGCAAGCCCGGCGAAGCCGATGGCGATTCGTTGTTGCGCAGTGCGTTGGCCAACGCACTCGCACTGGACTTCAAAGTGCCGGAAGTGCGGGCAGCCTTGCTCAAACAGGGTGATGCGGCGCTTGCCAAGAACGCCGACGGTCATCTGAATCTGACTGCTGCAGATCCGGATCTGCTCGGCGTCGCCCTTGCTGTGGCCGTGCAGGAACATGGCGAGCCAGCACTCGACGCCCTGATTGCCGAACTGCCTCAGACCACAGACCCTGCGTTGCGCAACGCCATGCTCGATGGGCTCAGCGCGACCGATACGCCCGCATTGGCGGACAAAGCGCGTGACTTCTCGTTGAGCAAGCAAGTCAAGGTCGGTGAAATGGCGGCCATTCTGCGCGGTAGCCATGACACGCTTGCCGCTCGTGATGCACTGTGGCACTGGTTCACGGGTCACTACGATCAGGTCGTTGCGCGTACCGGCAGCTTTGCCGGTGGCCGTCTGCCGGCACTGGCCGGTGGTGGCGGTTGCTCCACGGCGGAAGCGGATCGCTTGCAGGCTTATTTCGCGCCGCGCCTGAAGGATGTGACCGGCGCCGACCGTGGCCTTGCCCAGACGCGTGAGCAGACCTTGTTGTGTGCCGCGCTGAAGGCCAAGCAGGATCCCTCGAAGATCTAA
- a CDS encoding ESPR-type extended signal peptide-containing protein, whose amino-acid sequence MNKIYSKIWNASLGVVVVASELARCKVVGVVNKQERCGLRLAGLSLAIVLATTLVPAKAHADVCTGSFTTANQPLASSNAFACGPLAMATGNYSAALGVRATALGDYATALGYMSLARGTDSVAIGHDALSAGASSLALGQNSSASGNNSIALGAGSIADQDNVVSVGSAGNERQITNVAAGTQGTDAVNVSQLNNLADSVSSASHYFAAAGQGNDDALVTGQYGTAAGSASFAMADGASAFGSGTNAIGQYSTALGYGSSATGDYTIALGNNAQASYYSAIAIGSGSSSTSWSSIAMGPNSHAYGVRSIAIGEGAQTDNMGTIALGWGSQSTGMFSTALGEATQAIGYNTLAVGAGAWTLGDNSTALGAGAGSENAVDQITAVGSNAQADAYRGTVVGAGSFIADWAPQSTLIGANAFSFDANGTALGESSEVAYGASNAVALGSGSYADRANTVSVGADAEWTDGYGVKHAAIDRQITNVAAGTQATDAVNKSQLDTLANSVASASHYFAATGQGNDDALVTGQYGIAVGSGSFAMGDGASAFGSGANAMGQYSLAAGYSSAAFGDSSTAIGQNVQAIAQESTALGYNASASGVYSLAANGGTVASGADFGISMGALSQVNTGASSSIALGTFATVEHDAFNSMAFGLFSDVSAGAQNAIAIGTTAHAGNSAATAIGGVGIFVDQTTNQIIAGGTDAQGQSATAIGSYAQAEGDESTAVGVGSIANGNRSVAIGAGAGRNGLSDSSVAIGELSQVTGANAVALGALSVADRDNSVSVGSVGNERQITNVAAGTQGTDAVNKSQLDAVANVADAGAQTSRYFTANGKNNGSDNASATASYALAAGASATASGTNSVALGHNATATGSSNTVAVGASAHAGSYGSLALGANAVATTKTSAAYAPYAFSATAVGDQASATNDDTVALGLKANASGGYAMALGGNAHAAGKYSIALGEKANATIQGAMALGVSSSATATNAVALGTNSVANRANTVSVGRAGAERQITNVAAGTADTDAVNVSQLKQAGLFTVGANGVMGASTFSIQGNSYANVGAAFGALDSAMTGALSSINSLNGRVSSLATQVYAAPAITRNIDIAPITNNASPQNATVTSIASTTDPTSTVLGNNAQIASTATNAVAVGADSNVTASSGTAIGQGSQVTASNAVAIGAGSVADQANTVSVGSVGAERQITNVAAGVNATDAANVGQVTAATQSAISAAETYADNGDAQTLSSANAYTDQKTAGLVSSDNFNAFRDQVNSQFHSVNLRLNRVGAMGTAMAGMAGAIAAAPGTDNRVSAAAGTYAGQSALAVGIAHRIPGNGAVLIGGSIAGGGESSGSVGVSFGW is encoded by the coding sequence ATGAACAAGATCTACAGCAAAATTTGGAACGCATCGCTAGGCGTTGTCGTCGTAGCGTCGGAATTGGCTCGCTGCAAAGTCGTTGGCGTCGTCAACAAACAGGAGCGCTGTGGCCTTCGCCTCGCCGGGCTGTCGCTTGCCATCGTGCTCGCCACCACGCTGGTACCTGCAAAGGCCCACGCCGATGTATGCACCGGATCGTTCACGACTGCCAATCAGCCGCTGGCTTCAAGCAATGCGTTTGCGTGCGGCCCTCTGGCGATGGCCACTGGCAACTACAGCGCTGCCTTGGGTGTTCGCGCCACTGCGCTCGGCGACTACGCCACCGCGCTGGGCTACATGTCACTCGCGCGCGGCACCGATAGCGTCGCTATCGGCCACGACGCCCTATCCGCCGGTGCGAGCAGCCTTGCGCTTGGTCAAAATAGCTCCGCATCCGGCAACAACAGCATTGCGCTCGGCGCTGGGTCAATCGCCGACCAAGACAATGTGGTGTCGGTAGGTAGCGCTGGCAACGAGCGTCAGATCACCAACGTCGCCGCTGGCACACAAGGCACCGACGCCGTGAACGTGTCCCAGCTCAACAACTTGGCCGATAGCGTCAGTTCCGCTTCCCACTACTTCGCTGCGGCGGGTCAGGGCAACGACGACGCGCTCGTTACCGGCCAATACGGCACTGCCGCCGGTTCTGCCAGCTTCGCCATGGCCGATGGCGCTTCCGCGTTCGGCAGCGGCACTAATGCCATCGGCCAGTACAGCACAGCTCTCGGCTATGGCAGCTCTGCAACTGGGGACTATACGATTGCATTAGGTAATAACGCGCAGGCGAGTTACTACAGCGCTATCGCCATTGGCTCGGGCAGCTCGTCTACCAGTTGGTCATCGATTGCGATGGGCCCGAACAGCCACGCATATGGCGTGCGCAGCATCGCCATCGGTGAAGGCGCCCAAACGGACAACATGGGTACCATCGCGCTGGGATGGGGCAGCCAGTCCACAGGTATGTTCTCCACCGCTTTGGGCGAGGCGACTCAGGCGATCGGTTACAACACGTTGGCAGTCGGTGCAGGTGCATGGACACTTGGCGATAACTCGACAGCGCTGGGTGCTGGAGCAGGCAGCGAGAACGCCGTCGATCAAATCACCGCGGTCGGCTCCAACGCACAAGCAGATGCTTATCGCGGCACGGTGGTGGGCGCAGGCAGTTTTATCGCGGATTGGGCCCCGCAAAGCACACTCATCGGTGCGAACGCCTTCAGCTTTGACGCAAACGGGACAGCACTTGGCGAAAGCAGCGAAGTGGCCTATGGCGCTTCTAATGCTGTTGCACTGGGATCGGGCTCGTATGCAGATCGCGCCAATACGGTTTCAGTGGGTGCCGATGCAGAATGGACTGATGGTTACGGCGTCAAGCACGCAGCCATCGATCGTCAGATCACCAATGTTGCCGCCGGCACGCAAGCGACCGATGCGGTGAATAAATCGCAGCTCGACACATTGGCCAACAGCGTCGCTTCCGCAAGCCACTACTTTGCGGCCACCGGTCAAGGCAATGACGACGCGCTCGTTACCGGCCAATACGGTATCGCCGTCGGCTCGGGCAGCTTTGCCATGGGCGATGGTGCTTCCGCCTTCGGTAGCGGTGCTAATGCCATGGGTCAGTACAGTCTTGCTGCTGGCTATAGCAGCGCAGCGTTCGGCGATTCCAGCACGGCAATCGGCCAGAACGTACAAGCCATTGCACAGGAGTCGACAGCGCTCGGCTACAACGCGTCGGCAAGTGGTGTGTATTCGCTCGCTGCGAATGGCGGCACCGTGGCGAGTGGTGCCGATTTCGGCATATCGATGGGCGCACTCTCGCAGGTCAACACGGGCGCCAGCAGTTCGATCGCCCTAGGCACCTTTGCAACGGTAGAGCACGACGCTTTCAACTCGATGGCCTTTGGCCTTTTCTCCGACGTCAGTGCGGGCGCACAAAATGCCATCGCCATCGGCACTACCGCTCACGCAGGAAATAGTGCCGCGACCGCCATCGGTGGCGTGGGCATCTTTGTTGATCAGACAACTAATCAGATTATTGCAGGCGGAACCGATGCTCAGGGCCAGAGCGCCACGGCCATTGGCAGCTATGCGCAAGCCGAAGGTGACGAAAGTACGGCTGTGGGTGTGGGCTCTATCGCCAACGGCAATCGTTCAGTGGCCATCGGCGCTGGCGCAGGGCGCAACGGACTTAGCGATAGCAGCGTCGCCATCGGTGAGCTAAGCCAGGTGACGGGTGCCAACGCCGTTGCGCTAGGCGCGCTCTCGGTTGCCGATCGTGACAACTCGGTCTCGGTGGGCAGCGTTGGCAACGAACGTCAGATCACCAATGTCGCTGCCGGCACGCAAGGCACCGATGCCGTGAATAAATCGCAGCTGGATGCAGTCGCAAATGTTGCCGATGCGGGTGCTCAGACCTCTCGCTATTTCACCGCAAACGGCAAGAACAACGGCAGCGATAATGCGTCGGCTACCGCTTCTTACGCATTGGCCGCAGGAGCATCGGCAACTGCCAGCGGCACCAATAGCGTAGCGCTGGGGCACAACGCCACAGCAACCGGTTCAAGCAACACGGTGGCCGTAGGCGCGAGTGCCCACGCGGGCAGCTATGGTTCCCTGGCACTCGGTGCGAATGCCGTAGCCACGACCAAGACGTCGGCCGCCTATGCTCCCTACGCGTTCAGCGCGACAGCCGTGGGCGATCAAGCATCGGCAACGAACGACGACACAGTGGCACTTGGCCTCAAAGCCAATGCAAGTGGCGGATATGCCATGGCACTCGGTGGCAATGCGCATGCGGCCGGCAAGTATTCCATTGCACTCGGTGAGAAGGCCAACGCCACCATTCAGGGCGCGATGGCCCTAGGTGTCTCCTCCTCAGCGACGGCCACCAACGCAGTCGCACTGGGAACCAACTCGGTTGCCAATCGTGCCAACACCGTGTCGGTGGGGCGCGCGGGGGCAGAACGCCAAATCACGAATGTGGCAGCTGGTACAGCGGACACCGACGCGGTCAACGTTTCTCAGCTGAAGCAGGCCGGCCTCTTCACCGTAGGCGCGAACGGTGTGATGGGCGCTTCGACATTCAGCATTCAGGGCAATAGTTACGCCAATGTGGGCGCTGCATTCGGAGCACTGGATAGCGCCATGACTGGTGCACTCAGCAGCATCAATTCGCTCAATGGACGCGTGAGCAGTCTCGCGACCCAGGTGTACGCGGCGCCTGCAATCACCCGCAATATCGACATCGCACCAATCACAAACAACGCCAGTCCACAGAACGCAACGGTTACCTCGATCGCGAGCACTACGGATCCAACCAGCACAGTTTTGGGTAACAATGCACAAATCGCGAGCACGGCTACCAATGCGGTGGCAGTGGGCGCCGATAGCAATGTGACAGCGTCGTCAGGTACGGCCATTGGTCAAGGCAGCCAGGTCACTGCATCGAACGCCGTGGCGATCGGTGCGGGTTCTGTCGCCGATCAAGCCAACACGGTGTCGGTTGGCAGCGTTGGCGCGGAACGTCAGATCACCAACGTGGCCGCCGGTGTCAATGCAACGGATGCTGCCAACGTAGGCCAGGTCACGGCGGCCACGCAAAGTGCCATCAGCGCAGCGGAGACTTATGCCGATAACGGCGATGCGCAAACCCTGAGTTCCGCCAATGCATATACCGATCAGAAGACGGCGGGATTGGTCAGCAGCGATAACTTCAACGCTTTCCGCGATCAGGTGAACAGCCAGTTCCATTCCGTCAATCTGCGTCTGAATCGCGTCGGTGCCATGGGTACCGCGATGGCCGGCATGGCGGGCGCTATCGCCGCGGCACCAGGTACGGATAACCGCGTCAGTGCAGCGGCAGGCACCTACGCGGGCCAGTCCGCATTGGCGGTCGGTATTGCGCACCGCATTCCCGGCAATGGTGCCGTGCTGATCGGCGGCTCGATTGCCGGCGGCGGCGAATCCAGCGGCAGCGTTGGCGTCAGCTTCGGCTGGTAA